GACACGTTCAAGAAACTGGGCGCCGACGTCGCGCCCACGGCGGCCGACCTGGCTCGCCGGTGTGACGTCATCTTCCTGTGCCTGCCACGCAGCTCGGACGTCAGGTCTGCACTGTTCGGTCCAAACGGCCTCGCGGCTGGATTGGTACCAGGGACGCTGATCATTGATCAAACAAGTGGCATCCCGGGTGAGACCAGACGCATGGCCGAAGAACTGGCCGAACGCGGTATCGACATGATGGATGCTGCGGTGTCTGCAAGTCCTCTGGTCGTTGCCGAAGGCAAAGCCACGCTGATGGTTGCGGGCTCGGATACGGTTTACGAGCGTGCCCTCCCCGTTTTACGAGTTATTACCCAAACGATTTATCGTTGTGGCAACAGGGTCGGCGACGGCCAAGCCATGAAAATGGTCAACAACGCCATGAATGCCGGTTGCCGACTAGGGACTCTTGAGGTCGTGGCCATGGGCAAAAAAGCCGGCCTGTCACTGCCCCTGATGGCGGACGTGTTGAACCGCAGCAAAGCGCGAAATCAAACCACAGACAGAATGCTACCCGCGCTTGCCCAGGGAAAACCCTCTACCAATTTCGCCCTGGCATTGATGCTCAAAGACGTCGATCAAGCCGTCGCGCTGGGAATGTCCAGGGATGTCCCGATGCCGCTAACCGCTCTGGTCAGGGCATTGTTGCAAATCGGAACCAACACCCTGGGGCCAACTGCACAGCTCGAAGACATGGTCGGGCTCATCGAAAGCATGGCGGCAACAAAACTGTACGACGGCGACGCCGTGAAGCTGACCACGGATGGCGCCCCTCAAGCGTGCCCTGAAGGTGACGCCATCGAGTTGGTCACAGGTGCGATCGCATCGCTATGCAGCGCGATTACTTATGAATGCACGGCGGCAGGCCTGCGATATGGGCTGGCATTGGAAGACATGGCACAGGTCCTGGAAAAGACATCGGGATGGAGTGAATCCTCTCGCTCTATTTATACCCAATTGTTATCCAGTCACCCCCTGGACAACACGGCACTCACGAGCGAAAAAACCATCCTCAAAGCGGCCTGTTTGCGCGGCAATGATCTTGGAGCTCCCATGTTGATCGCCAATGCTGCACGAAGCCTCTTCGAGCAAGCGGATCATCAGATCAGCGATCCAGTCCCGATAAAAGACTTGAGCACGTTCTACAGCTCTATTTCCGCGGTTCAGTTCAAGCCCTCCTCCAACTGCAATTGATTGGCGGCTCACGAATAGTGAGCGTGGAATCGATCGAGGTCTATATGAAAACCAAAATCTGTCCCGATGCGGCGGTAAGCCAGCGGCACCTTCTGCAGGAAACAAGCCCACGCTCGGCTACCTGCCTGGTCCGGCAAGCCTCGCCAACCTATTAACAAATAGTGAACGCGTATTGCTTTTAAACCCCAGCAACACGCGTCTTTCTAACATAACCTTCGTTAGCGGATTGCGTCATCGCAGAAACGCTTTTCACAAACATTACGCTCGCTGACCACCAAGACTCATCTGGCGAAAATGCAACATTGATCCACGCCTCGAACATCTCTAAGGCCTGATGGCGAAGCAACACTGTTTCATCCTGCAGTCTTGATGCATCAGCTTTGCATCAACTAATAAAAACCATCCTGTCACAGGAGAAGACGCATGACGAAGACGAAAACGACCAGCTCTCGGCGATCGCTAGCCGCTGGCGCTATCGGGAACTTCGGTGAGATCTACGATTTCGCTGTATTCGGGTTCTCAATACCCATTTTATCCGTTCATTTTTTTCCCGGCTCAGATCGAACTGCCGCGCTTCTGAGCACGTTCGCAGTCTATGCAGTGGCCTTCGTAGCCCGCCCCCTGGGTGGCTTGATGTTTGGCTATCTGGCGGACCGCCTTGGCCGTATCAGGGTCATGGCAATGACCGTTTGGCTCATGGCACTAGGCACCGCGATCATCGGGCTGCTTCCGACCTATGCAACCATCGGGATCGCCGCACCGTTGCTGCTGTTGCTCTGTCGAATCGCACAAGGCTTGGCACTGGGTGGCGAGACGACCGGCTCGACCAGCTACATCGTCGAGTCAGCACCGGAGAACCGCAGAGGATACTGGCTTGGCTTCACGCTGATTTTCTCTCACCTGCCCAACGCCGTCGTGGCCGGTTTGGTCGTCGCACTCCAGCTTGGAGCAGGGGATCAAGCGTATTCAGACTGGGCGTGGCGCATCCCTTTCCTTCTTGGAGGCATTATCGGAGTTGTCGGGTTCTGGCTGCGCCGCAACATCGATGAGCCTGAAGAGTACAAGCAAGCCCGCCAGGCCAGTAAAGCCAGCAAAATCAAGAAAAATCCGCTGATAGCGGCCATTCGCTGCGGTGGATTGAGGGGTATGTTGCACGTGTTCATGGTCCAACCGGTTTTTTCGGTAGGGGCTTACCTATTGCTCGGCTTTATGTACACCTTTCTAATTGAGGTCGGGAAGCTGGATTCCACCTCGGCTTTGATCTCAAACGCCATCGCCGTCATCGTACTTTCAGCCCTACTTCCGTTAGGAGGTTTATTGAGCGATCGGTTTGGCCGCAAGCGAGTACTGACATTTGGTGCGGCATGGATAGCACTCTCGGCATATCCGGCCATGTACTTGGCTGCCTCGGGTTCCTTCGCTAGCGCTGTGGCCGGGCAAACACTCCTCGCTGCCGGATTGGGGATTTATGGGGCAGCCAGCTTTGTGGCCGCAGCGGAATTTTTCCCGACATCGTTCCGTGCAACCGGACACGCCATTTCCTATCAGACAAGTGTCGCGATGTTCGGCGGAACGTGCCCATTGATCGCTGCGTACCTGTCCCAGGCGTTTGGCTCCCCGCTGGCGCCGGCCTTTTACGTCACGTTGATTGCCGTGCTCTGTCTGATCACAACTCAGTTTGTTCCTGAGACTCGTGGAATAAACCTGCGCACCTCGGTGGGCAACAAGACAAGCAACAAGGCGAGTGAATTGCCACAGCCCCAGAAAGCAATGCGGCAAGAGCTTTCTACATAACCCTTTTTTGCAGTCAACTGATCGCTGAGCGGCTCAAGATGTGCGCGGACTGAAAACAGTCCGCCTCATCGGCTGAGCCGCCGAACATACCGCACCCGAACAGGATCGGGTGTAAAGGCGACTACCGCTCCAAATTGGCCGTTTGCCCGTCCTCCCTGTTTATGGGCTTAGCAATGAAAATAAAAAACAAGCTTGTGCTGACGTTCGTATTGGTCGCGTTTATACCCGTGAGCTTGGTCGCAGTGATTTCGGTGACTAACACACGAACGCTGGCAGTTGATCAGTTTATGGATGGCAGTACGCGGGAAATACGCCAGATCGACGGCAACATTCGCCAGTTTTTCGACGCCAGCCAGCAAAATGTCGATCAAATGGCAACCGATCCAGTTTATGTATCGGTTGGCGCGCTGAAGAACTACCAGAGCGGCGATGCCGCCAGCCGGCCATTACCTCCTGCGGCCCAGCAACTGATCGAAAGGTTTGCGCATTACGGTGCGGCCCACCCGTCAGCGGCGATTCTCTCCATCGGCCTGGAGGACGGCTCCTACGCCAAATGGCCAGATGATCCTCAACTGGCCAACTACGATCCACGTTCACGCCCCTGGTATAAAGCGGCGATGGCGAGCCCTGGCAAAACCGTAAGAACACCCGCTTTTTACCCAGCCTATGATTACGGTAAGGAAGATGCTGCACTGGTGGGAACAGCCAGGGCAATGATCACGAGCGATGGTATCGTCAAAGGTGTATTAGCCGTGAACGTGTCTTTGAAGAACCTCACCGAGCTGGTCAAAAGCATCAGGCTTGGCGAAAGCGGCTACGTGATGTTGATCGAGGACGGAATCGTACTGGTAGACCCCCGCGACACGACGCATAGCTTCAAGCCGCTCAAGGACCTGGGCGAGGCCTATGCAAAGTTGGCCGCCATCCCGCAGGGATCAACCGAGGTTGAACTCAATGGGATCCCTTACATGGCCAACGTCTGGACGTCGCCTGATCTTGGCTGGCGCTATATCGGCTTGATCGAGCGCAGTGAAGTCATGAGCGCGGCCACTCGCATGACCTATCTCACTACCCTCATCGTGGGCGGGTTGACAGTCATTTTTGCCCTGGTCGCCGTGGCATTTTCCCAGTCCATCGTCAAACCCATCAGCCAGGTCAGCACCGGACTGCAATCGATCGCACAGGGCGAGGGAGATCTGCGTCGCGAACTAGAGTTTCAGGGTAACGACGAAACCGCTGAACTGGCAGGCTGGTTCAATAAGTTTCTCAGCGCCATACGTCAGTTGATCCAACACATCGGCGCCGCATCGAGCAATCTGCAAAATGCCTCGAGGGTTAACAGCGAGGTTGCCAACAACATGAACGAGGCCGCCGGAAGACAGCGCGAAGCGGTGGAATTGGTATCGACCGCGTTCAACGAGATGGTCGCAACCGCCAATGAGGTGGCCCGCTCATGCAGCGGCGCAGCAGAGTCCGCCGAGAACGGACATCGCCGTGTGGCGGAGGGCAAGCAGCAGATCGAGATCACCACGGACAACGTGAATCGCCTGGGACGCCGTCTGACCGAGTCGTCGCAGTCCATGACAGAGCTCGAAGCCGGCAGCCGCAGCATCAACCAGATCCTTGGCACCATTCGCGCCATTGCCGAGCAAACCAATCTGCTGGCCCTGAACGCAGCCATTGAAGCCGCCAGGGCGGGCGATCAAGGCCGAGGATTTGCAGTGGTGGCAGATGAAGTCAGAGCACTGGCCAAGCGCACATCCGATTCGACCGGCGAAATCGAGCAACTGCTCGGCGCACTAGGCAGCAAGACCCAGGAGGTCATGGGCAAAATGGGTAGTTGCCTGGAGCTCTCGCACGCCAGCGTATCGTCCATCGAGAGCACTCGGGACAGCTTTGAAGGCATCCAATTATCGGTCAATGAAATAAGGGATCAAAACCTGCAGATATCCGCCGCTGCTGAAGAGCAGCATAGCGTGGCCGAAGAGATCAATCGGCATATCCAGCAGATTTATGACGAGGCTCGGCTGGTGGAGAGCTTGGCCAACTCTGCACAGGATGACTCCGGCAAGTTGTCGAGTCTGTCAGATGAACTGAACGGTCTGGTGGGGCGCTTCAAATCGTGAACCGTCGTCGTTCGCCTGGAAGTCCCAACTGGTCCATTCGCATGGAAGTGACCAGCGGAGCGTTTCGTTCTCACGATGAGTCGCTGTCAAGACATCCAGGCTTGAGGCCAGGCGCACATCATCAGTCGGATGTAGGGGCGGGCAAGGCCACCTCTCCACCGAATTGTCGCGATATGACTTCGGCACCTTTGACTGCCAACTCGATAAACTCCTTTTCATTCATGTTCATTCGGACAGTCGGTGCCCCCACCGACAAGCAATAGTGCACTTCTTGATTGACGTCCTTGATGGGTACCGAGATCGCCGAGATGCCTAACAGCCGTTCGCCATGGGAAACGGCATAACCCTGCTCCCGGATCATGGCGAACTCTTCAAGCACCGCGCCATTGGTGCGCTTCGTCGCTTTGGCAACATTTTTGACTAACGGGGTGAGCTGGGCTTTGGGCATATAGGCCATCAAGACCTTTGAAGCAGACCCTACCAACAAGGGAATCTGTTCACCCGCCTGGACCACCGCGCGCAAGGGTGCCGAGCTGGTAGTGACCGAGTCGAGACAGACTCGATTGCGATCACTCACCGCATGGATGGAGACTGTTTCTTCAGTCTGCTCAGCGAGTTCTTGCAATACGGGTCGAGCGATCTCACGAATACCCAGGGTACTTTTTACCAGGCCAGCCAAGCGCGTGAACCGGAAGGACAAGCAATATTGCTGCTCGAGACGTACCAGGTAGCCAGCCTTTTCAAGACTCTGGACAATACGAAACGTCGTCGACTTCGGTAGCTCGATACGGTCTGCAATGTCTTGAAGCGTAAGGCTGCTGCGGTCTGAACTAAAGCTTTCGAAAACTGCCAAGATACGTTGCACAGAGCGCATCATTCTTGAAAAACCCCATCAAAATCGTTGATCGTAACGATCCTCCTCGACACGAAATGCTTCATTCGCCAACAAACGAGAATCAGTCTCAAAATAACATACTAGCATGACGCTATTTCACTCGCCAACTTCAGTTCCACCCACCGAACTCGAGAACGGAGGCACATCGAGACGGCTGGCGACCGCGCCTTGTTCAGTCGGGCACAGTTACCAGTTGCGTGCCCAGCCAACGTTTATCCGAAACCAACGTGCGAACGACGTCAGCCAAAACAACACGTGCTGCCAAACCCGCCGGCGATAACTCATCGTCCGACAAACTGGCGACTTGATTCAAGCGGGTAAAATTGAACTCGGAAATGGGTACCGTATCGAAACGGTCTTTATCATGCCTTGCAAGCGCCGCGCTAGGTTGCACCGTCATCCCCAAGCCCGCCCCCACCGCGTCCATGAGTATCGCAAGCCCGTCGATTTCCGCGATGACGTTCATCGTGCAGCCTTCTCTTTCAAAAGCATTGTTTATCAGCGCCCTGAGGCCGTGCGTACTGCCGGGCAATATAAGGGGAACGTTGGAAAGCTCACTGATTGACAGCGATTCACTCTTGCGGACCAGGGAAAAGTCAGCTGCGGAAATAGCGAAAAGACGTTCATTTACCAGCGGTTGAGTGCTGAATCTGCGCCCATGATCAGCGCCAAACAATATCGCAAGATCGATCTGTCTAGCACTCAGCATCCGCTCCAGGTTGCCCGATAACGCCTCGACAATACGAAGGGAAATATCCGGGTATCGCTCTCGCATCGCCTCCATGAACGGCAGTGCAACGACGCCTGAGGTGGATGGAGCCAATCCCACCGTGACATGCCCGGCGAACCGTCCAGTCCTGGCCGCGTGGGCCGCATCCTCTGCGTTGCGCAACACCAATTGTGCTCGATGCCAGAATGCCAATCCGGCGCTGGTGGGCTGCACGCCGCTCTTCTTTCTTAGCAGCAACCGAACGGACAGTTCATTCTCCAGTCGACTGATTTGTTGACTGAGGGCCGAGGTGACAACATCGAGTTCAAGCGCTGCTCGCCCCATGCTTCCACACTCAACTACCCGGACAAAGTAGCGCAGTTGACGCAGTTCCATCGGACACCTCCACTATCACAACGATGCCTGGACCGGTCGATCCAGGCACGACACGCTATTTGCCGATAAAACGCGGTTTCCTTTTTTCCTTGTAAGCTTTGATGGCCTCCTTGTAATCATCCGTGGATTGCACCACGGCCATCTGCGCAGCCACCGACTCCAAGCTCGTCCGCAAATCAGTGCGCAGCGATTGGTATAGCAGCTTCTTTATGCTGCGTTGCTGGATGGGAGGGCCATCCGCCAGGCGTGTAGCAAAATCCAGCGTTTGCTGCATGAGCTCGTCATCACTGAATACTCGGTTGACGATGCCCAATGCCAACGCCTCCTCAGCACTGACGAAATCACCCGTCCATAATAATTCCAGGGCTTTCGCGGTACCGACTATGCGCGGCAGCAAATAGCAACCGCCATTTCCAGGGATCAGGCCAACACGAATATAAGCCTCAGCAAATCGAGCCGACTCTGATGCGAAACGCATATCGCACTGCAACGAAAGATCCATGCCCGCCCCCACCGCCGCACCGTTTACCGCCGCGATGAGTGGCTTTTCGAAGTTCTCGATCGCCAATGCCACCTGGTGGGTGACTTTTTGCAATCTGATTTTACGCTCGAGCGGCGTTGGATCCCCCTCTGCGCTTTCGGCGGCCCGACGGCCCAGGTCGCCTCCGGAGCAGAATGCATCACCGGCACCGGTGATGACGAAACAACCGATGTCATCATTTTCATCGGCAGCCATCAATGCAGTGCGAAGTGAATCCAGCATGCTCTCGCTCAAGGCGTTCTTTTTTTCGGGCCGGTTTAGCTTGGCTACCATGACCCGGCCAACGGTACTGACTTCTAGATCAGACATCATATTCCCTCAGTTCGATATGGACACGTCGCCCGTGCAAAACCACACTCGTTGCCCGCGGCGCTATTGCTCGGCCTGAGCCAGTGCACGGTGTCGTGCATGCTCGTCCCGAGCCTGCAACAATGCAGCTCTCAGCGAACGATTGAGCCACCGCTTGTTTTCAGCAAACGTGCGCGGGTTCTTTGCCCCCAACGCCTGCCCCAGCGACGAAGCTTTCAAATGGAGTTCGTCTCGCAGGGCTACCTCGCGGACCAGCCCTCTCGCCAATGCTTCGGTAGCCTTCATCGCCCTGCCGCTCTGAATCAGATCAAGCGCCAAAGCGCGTCCGCCGATGACCTCTAAAATGTTCGCACCCGAGAAGGTGGCGATACCCAAATCAATTTCGGGCAGCGACAGTTTCGCGGTATCGACGGCGACACAGGCATCCGCCAAGAGCGCAAGCATCGCGCCACCTCCCGTCGCGGTACCATTGAGCACTGTGACAACTGGCTTGGGGCAGTCCATCACGGCGTCCTGCAGCGCCGCCAACGCCAACGACCTTCGTTCACGCTGGCGTGCCGTATCACCGTCCGCCGGTTGTTCACGAATATCGACCCCTGCGCAGAACACGCGCTCACCCGACCCGGTCAACATCACCGCGTTTATCTGCGGGTCATCAGTGGCCGCCTGCAGTGCAGCCGTCACACGCTCCATCATATCCACCGTCATCGCATTCGCCTTGGCGACACGATTAAGAGTGATCCACAGGAGCGACTCATGTCGCTCAACCGTCAACTCGCTGGCTAGTTCATCCACGGACATCTTCCTCTACGTGCTTGTTTTTATTTCATCGAGACACACGACACGAGTTCTACTGGGGAGTCTTTTGTCCCGACACAAACATGTCCGCGAAAAACTCTTCCTCGGGGAGGTTGCGTAATGCCACAAAATCCTGCCTTGCCGATTGCACGACGACGGGCGCTCCACAGGCATAGACCTGATGTTGGGAAAGATCCTCGTAATCTTCCATGACTGCACGGTGAACAAAGCCGACCCGACCTTCCCATAGGTCGTCGGGGTGCGCTTCTGACAGGACAGGTATGAACGTGACGTTGTGACTTTTCGTCCAAGCCTCGGCAACGGAACTCAAATACAGATCCGAAGCCCTTCGCCCGCCCCAATAGAGCGTTATTTCACGACTCGATGCTTTTTCAAGTTCGCGCTCAATCATGGCTTTGATCGGTGCGAACCCTGTGCCGCTGGCAACGAAGACCATTGGTTTGCTACTGTCTTCACGCACAAAAAAAGTACCTAGTGGGCCTTCAAGGCGCACCAGGTCGTTTTCTTTCATGACATTGAAAACGTGTTGGCTAAACGGGCCACCGTAATTCCTGAGATGCAACTCCAACACGTTGTCGTCGGGCACATTTGCCAGCGACAAACTGCGACGAATACCGCCTGGCATCACGACGTTGATATATTGCCCAGGCAAAAACCTGAAAGACTCCTTGGCAGGGAGGCGCAGGCGAATTCTCATCACATCCTCGGCCAGGCGCTCGAGACGATCGACACGGGAAACAAGCCGTCGAATAGGGATGTCTTGTGTTGCTTCCACCACCTCGCAGGCGATCGTCAATGCTGTTAAAGCCTTTGCCTGGCACAGGAGCGCGTATCCCTGCTGCCGGTCCTCGTTGGAAAGTATCGCCATGCTGGACTCCGCATGATCGACCACCCCGTCGAGTACTTTGGCCCGACAGGTTCCGCAGATGCCATTTTGACAACTGTAGGGCAGTTGACACCCGCTTTTGAGGGCGGCAGCAAGTATCGTATCGTCTTGCTGTACCTCGAACGTGCGGTCGATAGGCTTCACATTGACCCGATGCGTCAATGTGGCGGACAGGCTGTCATTCATAGCGATTCACCCCTTTACAGAATGTTTTGTACATTGCTCTTTCTCGCGACAAGCTTGGGGCGGTTCATTAACCGCGCACAATCAAGGCGTCCGCGGCAATCACACCGAGGGGCAGTACAAACATTGGATTGATGTCGATTTCGGCTATATCGCTGCGCTGCTCCCAGGCAAACTGCGATAACGCCACCAACGCGCGGGCAACAGCATCGACGTCAAGGGGAGGCGCGCCCCGAACCCCGTGCATGATCACGCTGCATTGCAATTCATCGAGCATTTCCATAGCGGTTGGCAGGCCGAAAGGGGCGATTCGACACGCGGAATCCTTCAGTACTTCCGCATAAATCCCACCTGCGCCGACTACCACCACAGGGCCAAATGAAGGATCCTTGACCACCCCGGCAATCAGTTCGAAACCACCTGTCACCATCTCGGAAACGAGGACACCCTCAATGTGGGCGGCAGGCACATGCCGTTGCGCGTTGGCTAACACCTGCTCGATCGCTGACTCCAGCTCCTGGGCTGTCCGAATGCCGACCTTTACGCCGCCTATTTCGGTTTTGTGCGCAATGTCCGCAGAGACAATCTTGACGACCAGGGGCGCTTTGACTTTGTCGAACAGCGCAGCGTCAAAACCCTTCACGATCAGGTCGGTTGTGACGGGGATACCGATTGAACGCAGCATTTCCTTGGACTCGACCTCGGACAACGATGCCCGACTGCCAACGGCGGTGCTAAGCGGTACAGAAGCTCGCTCTACTTTGAGCCCCTCATCCTCTTGCATCTGCAAAATGCGCGATTGAGTCCGCTTGAATCGCATCAGCATTGCGATAGCTTTGGCGGCTCGCGACGGCGAAGGCAACACCGGAATTCCCGCATCAGCGAATACACGCAGCGCCTCTGCAACCTGAACGCTGGGGGCTGAGGAAAAAACCAGGATCGGCTTCGACGCCGACGCGGCAATTCGGGCCAATACCTGGGCTGCCGCCAGGCTGCCAGAGGCGCCTGTGGTTGCCAGGTTAATGCAAAGCGATCCTACGGCGGGGTCTTCAAGCGTCGCGCTTACAGCGGCTTCCAACTTCTGCGCATTGGCCGCCGAAAAATACCCTGCGGTAAGGTCGATTGGATTATGGACGGCCCCGATGTTAGGCACGACCGCCAGCAGCTTTTGCTGGGTATCGTTACCAAGTTCACACAAGGTCAGACCTTCAGGCTCACCCGCATCTGCAAATACGATCGCAGACCCGCCCGATACCCCCATCACCGCGACACCCCCATTGTCCGGGTATTTTTTGCTTTCCAATGCCTTGAGGAAATCCACTGCTTCATGGATCTCTCTGATCTCGACGATCCCCGTTTGCTTGAACAGGGCACGATAGAAATCATAGACACCCGTCATGCTGGCGGTATGCGATGCGGCCGCCAGTGCGCCCTGCTCGGTGACGCCGCCCTTCCAGAGCAGAATCGGCTTGCCACGCGCCGTAGCCTTGCGGCCGATTTCCAACAGCGCACGACCGTCGTTGGTTCCCTCGATATAGGCGACGATGGTGTGTGTCTCGTCATCATCAAGCAGCGCCTCAATGAGCTGCACCGTGTTGACGTCGCTTTCGTTGCCCGTCGCGATCACATGCCGGAAACCAATCCCCGCTTCGGCGCATGCAAGGGCGATGCTGTAGCCGAATCCTCCACTCTGCGTCACCAGCGATACCGACCCTTTCTCGAGTTTCGGTTCACGCGTAATGCTGCCGAATGCGGCGTAGACCCGAGAATGGATGTTGGCAAAACCGAGGCAGTTGGGCCCGATAATGCGCATGCCCGCCGCCCGGGCAATCGCGAGCATTTTCTCCTCACGGAGAATCCCTTCCGGACCGCTCTCTCGAAAGCCACCGCTCAGAACCACCGCAAAAGGAACCTTCTTCTGCGCACTCGATTCCAGCACGGCTAAAACGCCCTGCGCAGGAACGCCAACCACTACGAGGTCGACGTCGCCTTCGATATCGGCAACGGACCCATAGCACTTCAAACCTTCAAAGGTTTCGTATTTGGGATTCACCGGATAGATCGCGCCGGTGTATCCATTGCTCATCAGAGCTCTTACGGCCTGAGAGCCGGGACGTCCCGCATCCTCCGACACGCCTACAACCGCAATCGAACGTGGTTCAAGCAAGTTTTTGTAATTATTCATATCGGTACTGAAGCCCTTGATCGCTATCGAAAATCGGGAGACGAGGTAAAGAGATGCAGTCGTTTCTCTGCTCTCCCCAAAAGCAGAGCTGCCACGGTGCACTGTCGTCCGCTGCTAGACGAAAGTCAATTATTTTTGGAATAGGTTTCAATGAATGAAACCACAAACACCATCTTACACAAGCTTGCACCGGCGCTAACTCAGCACGCACCTGTCACTCAAAAGTTCCACTCATTGAAACTTGTGCTAATTATCAAAACACATGCTAGTATGATTTTGCGTCGAGCGAGGGGATGTTACGGCCTCGTATGGACGATTGATTTGTCCTGAATACATGCAGATTCAATAGGAGCATTGGTGATGATTTACACGCGCAGTGGGGCAGACGCCCTTGCAAATCGGAGCGTTATCGTTTCGCCCGGTACCGGGAACCAGCATTGGGGAACGACCTTCTTTGGCCCGCGGAGCTCTCAAGGGCGGGCCCCAGGCCCTCAGGCGACAATGTCTGAACTCAGAGCACACGAAGCAGTAGTGCCCCATTTCCACGGGGTGTCGATGTTTCAGTTGTTCATCGCTGGCAGTGGCACACTGGGTAATCGCGGTCAGGTGCTGGAACCGCTCACCGTCCAGTTCAAAGACCATCACACGGCTTACGGTCCGATCGTGGCGGGCCCGCAAGGGCTGTCCTTCGTCGCCATGCGGATGTACACCGGAAACTCCCAACCGGTCTATTTGAGTGAACCTGGCTACCGGGAACAACTGCGTCCCAGCAAACGCCGGCACCTGACGTCCGAGCCCATCAAGTTCTCCATTGCCCCTGTGATGCAGGCCCGCGAAGAAGCGAGTTGGGAACTGCTTTTTGAAGATGAGGCAGATGGCTTGCGCGCTCAGGTATTACGATTGGGCGCTGGTATGAAGGTGGACGGTCCGCCCCCTGGTATTGCATCGGGTTATTACGTTTTCGTCGGAAACGGCAGCGTGCTGCATGGCGAAGAGGAGCTTCCTCTCTGGTCCATGATCGTCGTGGAATCAACTGAGGAAAAGTTCGAGATCCAAGCAGGCGACCAA
The sequence above is drawn from the Pseudomonas sp. St316 genome and encodes:
- a CDS encoding enoyl-CoA hydratase/isomerase family protein; translated protein: MDELASELTVERHESLLWITLNRVAKANAMTVDMMERVTAALQAATDDPQINAVMLTGSGERVFCAGVDIREQPADGDTARQRERRSLALAALQDAVMDCPKPVVTVLNGTATGGGAMLALLADACVAVDTAKLSLPEIDLGIATFSGANILEVIGGRALALDLIQSGRAMKATEALARGLVREVALRDELHLKASSLGQALGAKNPRTFAENKRWLNRSLRAALLQARDEHARHRALAQAEQ
- a CDS encoding CDP-6-deoxy-delta-3,4-glucoseen reductase, producing the protein MNDSLSATLTHRVNVKPIDRTFEVQQDDTILAAALKSGCQLPYSCQNGICGTCRAKVLDGVVDHAESSMAILSNEDRQQGYALLCQAKALTALTIACEVVEATQDIPIRRLVSRVDRLERLAEDVMRIRLRLPAKESFRFLPGQYINVVMPGGIRRSLSLANVPDDNVLELHLRNYGGPFSQHVFNVMKENDLVRLEGPLGTFFVREDSSKPMVFVASGTGFAPIKAMIERELEKASSREITLYWGGRRASDLYLSSVAEAWTKSHNVTFIPVLSEAHPDDLWEGRVGFVHRAVMEDYEDLSQHQVYACGAPVVVQSARQDFVALRNLPEEEFFADMFVSGQKTPQ
- a CDS encoding acetate--CoA ligase family protein; this encodes MNNYKNLLEPRSIAVVGVSEDAGRPGSQAVRALMSNGYTGAIYPVNPKYETFEGLKCYGSVADIEGDVDLVVVGVPAQGVLAVLESSAQKKVPFAVVLSGGFRESGPEGILREEKMLAIARAAGMRIIGPNCLGFANIHSRVYAAFGSITREPKLEKGSVSLVTQSGGFGYSIALACAEAGIGFRHVIATGNESDVNTVQLIEALLDDDETHTIVAYIEGTNDGRALLEIGRKATARGKPILLWKGGVTEQGALAAASHTASMTGVYDFYRALFKQTGIVEIREIHEAVDFLKALESKKYPDNGGVAVMGVSGGSAIVFADAGEPEGLTLCELGNDTQQKLLAVVPNIGAVHNPIDLTAGYFSAANAQKLEAAVSATLEDPAVGSLCINLATTGASGSLAAAQVLARIAASASKPILVFSSAPSVQVAEALRVFADAGIPVLPSPSRAAKAIAMLMRFKRTQSRILQMQEDEGLKVERASVPLSTAVGSRASLSEVESKEMLRSIGIPVTTDLIVKGFDAALFDKVKAPLVVKIVSADIAHKTEIGGVKVGIRTAQELESAIEQVLANAQRHVPAAHIEGVLVSEMVTGGFELIAGVVKDPSFGPVVVVGAGGIYAEVLKDSACRIAPFGLPTAMEMLDELQCSVIMHGVRGAPPLDVDAVARALVALSQFAWEQRSDIAEIDINPMFVLPLGVIAADALIVRG